A window of Phragmitibacter flavus contains these coding sequences:
- a CDS encoding WD40 repeat domain-containing serine/threonine protein kinase: MSTDRQTSQSVCCSRCGTPLPQAHPRLVCAACLLKATSLSGQHRIGPYVIDSPLGEGGMGEVFLAFHENTLRAVALKIPSVSSGSQRASLIKRFAQEARLLSLLDHPGILPIYEVGDDPEQPWFAMKLAEGGTLADLLQQSGALEPREAAQILLTISSAVQYAHDHGILHRDLKPQNILLDEKNVPMLGDFGLARADDRNPNFSRSLAALGTPGYSAPEVAQGRAPSAAADIFSLGAILYHLLAGEPPFKSDTLTTTLELAQLGKAEPLTRRGISLDLWRITRKCLEPEPADRYPTAAALEQDLNAWLQGRSVSVRRLTPLTRLSRLIRRNPLATALILTTALAVIISLSFILVSQQQFEQARQIRTTAEHQLSTQRRHLERLDHIRLLLDTRRAGNRREALSLLREEWQSHPGETLRSLVLRAFALADLTVDGPLPAHNSAAYTLSSPAKSHTSPASHRKAVVSDQSRRVQIFNQDGQLEATLELQDRATALQWNPSGDRLALGCSAKNTYLWEAGQTFLQPHVRGRDSATQSFTWHPQERHIACLTDEGSLHLWDLERRQDLVMGDFYIPAGQTLTWDSDGQGLTWKNADGTSRHAKVTFPTGVRLLFSDSPSGRRETFPTIDLDAERGLVVWITEQGAHLWDFQQSSSQLLVPKTGTEWLGAQLTATGLQTCGWNSGLRSLNFDQLRSRQTPPVDLTQQQYIGKVLFSATPTNPPLLALLESPQHRFVLSQTGPKPRMLNLPQKNPYSIALTNDGTHAATSSFQKPGVRLWTLKPTPAPLYDLPVDEHASSLTISPDGRTLATVSRRNTTLWDIASGRPLRNIDNHEPASLGAWSPDSKLLAVLNQTGAMIYRVRDGHLLAQLATPAPQPGTHYTAITFDKKQPVLGMQLEDGSIILWDLKEMTSQLHSIGIDWPVD, encoded by the coding sequence ATGAGCACCGACCGGCAAACGTCCCAAAGCGTTTGCTGCTCTCGTTGTGGCACACCGCTTCCTCAGGCTCATCCCCGCCTCGTCTGCGCTGCATGTCTTCTCAAAGCCACCAGCCTCAGCGGGCAACATCGTATCGGACCCTATGTCATCGACTCACCGCTCGGCGAAGGCGGCATGGGCGAAGTCTTTCTGGCCTTCCATGAAAACACCCTCCGTGCCGTTGCTCTGAAAATCCCCTCCGTCAGCAGTGGCAGTCAGCGCGCGTCCCTTATCAAACGTTTCGCCCAGGAAGCCCGCCTGCTCTCTCTGCTAGACCATCCCGGCATCCTTCCCATCTACGAAGTGGGCGACGATCCCGAGCAACCTTGGTTTGCCATGAAGCTCGCGGAAGGTGGCACCCTTGCCGACCTCCTCCAGCAATCCGGTGCCCTCGAACCCCGGGAAGCTGCGCAGATACTGCTCACTATCAGTTCCGCCGTCCAATACGCTCACGACCACGGCATCCTCCATCGCGATCTCAAACCTCAGAACATTCTTCTCGACGAAAAAAACGTCCCCATGCTAGGCGATTTTGGTCTTGCTCGCGCCGACGATCGCAACCCCAACTTCAGCCGCTCCCTCGCCGCCCTGGGCACCCCCGGCTACTCCGCTCCTGAAGTCGCCCAAGGCCGCGCCCCCTCCGCCGCCGCCGACATCTTTTCCCTTGGTGCCATCCTCTACCATCTCCTCGCGGGCGAACCACCTTTCAAAAGCGATACCCTCACCACCACCCTCGAACTTGCTCAGTTGGGCAAAGCCGAACCCCTCACCCGTCGCGGCATCTCCCTCGACCTCTGGCGGATCACCCGCAAATGCCTCGAACCCGAACCCGCCGATCGCTACCCCACCGCCGCCGCGCTCGAACAAGACCTCAACGCCTGGCTTCAAGGCCGCAGTGTCAGCGTCCGCCGCCTCACCCCGCTTACCCGACTCAGCCGCCTCATCCGACGCAACCCGCTCGCCACCGCCCTCATCCTCACCACGGCGCTCGCCGTCATCATTTCCCTCAGTTTCATCCTCGTTTCCCAACAACAATTCGAACAAGCCCGGCAGATCCGCACCACCGCCGAACATCAACTCTCCACCCAACGCCGCCACCTCGAACGTCTCGACCACATCCGCCTGCTTCTCGACACCCGTCGCGCAGGCAACCGTCGGGAGGCCCTCAGCTTGTTGCGCGAAGAATGGCAATCCCATCCAGGAGAAACCCTTCGCTCGCTGGTCCTCCGCGCTTTTGCCCTTGCCGATCTTACCGTCGATGGCCCCCTGCCCGCCCATAACAGCGCCGCGTATACCCTGTCCTCCCCGGCGAAAAGTCACACCTCACCCGCCAGCCATCGCAAAGCCGTCGTCAGCGATCAGTCCCGACGCGTGCAAATCTTCAATCAGGACGGCCAACTCGAAGCCACCCTCGAACTGCAAGATCGCGCCACCGCCCTCCAATGGAACCCCTCCGGCGACCGACTCGCGCTCGGCTGTTCCGCCAAAAACACCTATCTCTGGGAGGCCGGTCAAACCTTCCTCCAGCCCCACGTCCGCGGACGCGACAGCGCTACCCAAAGCTTCACCTGGCATCCTCAAGAACGGCACATCGCCTGCCTCACCGACGAAGGTTCCCTGCATCTTTGGGACCTCGAACGCCGTCAGGATCTCGTCATGGGCGACTTCTACATCCCCGCCGGTCAAACCCTCACCTGGGACAGCGACGGCCAGGGTCTCACTTGGAAAAATGCCGACGGCACCTCAAGGCACGCCAAAGTCACCTTTCCCACCGGCGTGCGGTTGCTCTTCAGCGACAGCCCTTCCGGTCGACGCGAAACCTTTCCCACCATCGATCTCGATGCTGAACGTGGACTCGTCGTGTGGATCACCGAACAAGGCGCCCATCTCTGGGACTTTCAGCAAAGCAGCTCGCAACTGCTCGTCCCCAAAACCGGCACCGAATGGCTCGGTGCTCAACTCACCGCCACCGGCCTGCAAACCTGCGGGTGGAACTCCGGCTTGCGTTCCCTCAACTTCGATCAACTTCGATCCCGCCAAACCCCGCCCGTTGACCTGACCCAACAACAATACATCGGCAAAGTGCTCTTCTCCGCCACCCCGACAAACCCACCCCTGCTCGCTCTTCTCGAAAGCCCCCAACACCGCTTTGTTCTTTCGCAGACGGGACCGAAACCCCGCATGCTCAACCTCCCCCAAAAAAATCCCTACTCCATCGCTCTCACCAACGATGGCACCCACGCCGCCACCAGCAGTTTTCAAAAACCCGGCGTCAGGCTCTGGACCCTCAAGCCCACGCCCGCGCCCCTCTACGACCTTCCCGTCGATGAACACGCCAGTTCGCTCACCATCTCCCCGGATGGTCGCACCCTCGCCACCGTTTCCCGGCGCAACACCACCCTCTGGGACATCGCCAGCGGCCGCCCCTTGCGCAATATCGACAACCATGAACCCGCCTCCCTCGGAGCCTGGTCGCCCGATAGCAAACTCCTCGCCGTCCTCAATCAAACCGGGGCGATGATCTACCGGGTCCGCGATGGACACCTGCTTGCCCAACTCGCCACGCCCGCCCCGCAACCAGGCACGCACTACACCGCCATCACGTTCGACAAAAAACAGCCCGTCCTCGGCATGCAGCTCGAAGATGGTTCCATCATCCTCTGGGATCTCAAAGAAATGACCAGTCAACTCCACTCGATAGGAATTGACTGGCCGGTGGACTAA
- a CDS encoding RNA polymerase sigma factor — MNAHFATTRWSLVRSASAAPEPRREALSELYQLYWRPICDYLRRMGISETEAEDVAQDFFLNFFESRSLDRADEGQGRFRAYLLGALRHHVQKVHRKASAKKRGGGKIALSLEAVDQENATPDADHARLFDLEWAQTVVSHSMTRLEKETQQQGIDADLTTALVNGDATVPQREIAAQLGITVTALKTRVFRMRRRFRELLREEVQRTVANDVELEAELVYISEILGGPSA, encoded by the coding sequence ATGAACGCCCACTTCGCTACCACCCGGTGGTCGCTGGTTCGCAGCGCCTCAGCCGCTCCCGAGCCAAGGCGGGAGGCGCTCAGCGAGCTCTATCAGCTCTACTGGCGTCCCATCTGCGATTACCTGCGGCGTATGGGCATCTCTGAAACCGAAGCAGAAGATGTCGCCCAGGATTTTTTTCTCAACTTTTTCGAAAGCCGATCCCTCGACCGCGCCGATGAAGGCCAGGGCCGCTTCCGCGCCTACCTTCTCGGAGCCCTGCGTCATCACGTCCAGAAAGTGCATCGAAAAGCCAGCGCCAAAAAACGCGGCGGCGGCAAGATCGCCCTTTCCCTTGAGGCAGTGGATCAGGAAAACGCCACGCCCGATGCCGATCACGCCCGGTTGTTTGACCTCGAATGGGCGCAAACCGTGGTTTCTCACAGCATGACCCGGCTTGAAAAAGAAACCCAACAACAGGGGATCGACGCCGATCTCACCACCGCGCTCGTCAATGGTGATGCCACCGTTCCCCAACGCGAAATCGCAGCCCAACTAGGCATCACCGTCACTGCTCTCAAAACCCGCGTCTTCCGCATGCGCCGCCGTTTTCGTGAACTACTCCGTGAGGAAGTGCAACGCACCGTTGCCAACGACGTCGAACTTGAGGCCGAACTCGTCTACATCTCGGAAATCCTCGGAGGTCCCTCCGCATGA